In a genomic window of Acipenser ruthenus chromosome 41, fAciRut3.2 maternal haplotype, whole genome shotgun sequence:
- the LOC131708988 gene encoding zinc finger protein 883-like, which yields MDSVKMESVQIKEEFLELVPIRVEFSGLASLPIKQELCEMQCDSSQPEDSEIKAEHNELEIPQTEEPLPVKQEEVLETVRIKQEPEGVLKEESKDFKPNIPKLEPVRLRECSVVLERICVREQGAGEEGSPNSTQGGGKEDGRSHSECSLAGSSPAAKARAGGGEYPDCGKGFIQLGHLKQKQSIHTRKKLCRCSDCGKSFSRIDGLVSHQRIHTGEKPYRCSDCGKSFSQSNNLKKHQRTHTGEKPYHCSDCGKSFSRIDGLVSHQRIHTREKPYRCSDCGKSFRRIYSLVSHQRIHTGEKPYRCSNCGKRFSRIDHLVLHKRIHTGEKPYHCKDCGKSFSRIDGLVSHQRIHTGEKPYHCSDCEKSFSQSDSLKKHQRIHTGEKPYHCSDCGKSFCQSNNLVSHQQTHTGEKPYRCSDCGRSFRRSNSLVSHQRTHTGEKPYPCSDCGKSFTLLGNLKKHQRTHIGEKP from the exons atggacagtgtgaagatggaatctgtccagattaaagaggagttccttgaacttgtccccattagagtggagttctctgggctggcttccctccccattaaacaggagctctgtgagatgcaatgtgacagcagtcagccagaggactctgagattaaagctgagcacaatgaattggagatcccccagacagaagaaccccttcctgtgaaacaagaagaggtgctggaaactgtccgtattaaacaggagcctgAAGGAGTATTGAAGGAAGAATCcaaggacttcaaaccaaacatccctaagctggagcctgtacgcctgcgggagtgtagcgtggtgctggagagaatctgtgtgagagagcaaggcgctggagaggaaggctctcccaacagcacgcaaggaggtggaaaggaagacgggcgctcccattcagaatgcagtctagcag gttccagtccagcagctaaagcgagggcgggcggtggagaatatcctgactgtgggaaagggttCATCCAGTTAgggcatttaaaacaaaaacagagcatTCACACAAGAAAGAAACTGTGTCGCTGCTCGgactgcgggaagagtttcagtcgaatAGATggtcttgtttcacaccagcgaattcacacaggagagaaaccatatcgctgctctgactgtgggaagagtttcagtcagtcaaacaacctcaaaaaacaccagcgaactcacacaggagagaaaccttatcactgctcggactgtgggaagagtttcagtcgaatAGATggtcttgtttcacaccagcgaattcacacaagagagaaaccttatcgctgctctgactgcgGGAAGAGTTTCCGTCGAATATACagtcttgtttcacaccagcgaattcacacaggagagaaaccttatcgctgctctaactgtgggaagagattcagtcgaATAGACCATCTTGTTTTACacaagcgaattcacacaggagagaaaccgtatcactgcaaggactgcgggaagagtttcagtcgaatAGATggtcttgtttcacaccagcgaattcacactggagagaaaccttatcactgctctgactgcgagaagagtttcagtcagtcagacagcctcaaaaaacaccagcgaattcacacaggcgagaaaccatatcactgctctgactgtggaaagagtttctgtcagtcaaacaaccttgtttcacaccagcaaactcacacaggagagaaaccgtatcgctgctctgactgtgggaggagtttccgtcggtcaaacagccttgtttcacaccagcgaactcacacaggagagaaaccttatccctgctcggactgtgggaagagtttcactctGTTAGGCAACctcaaaaaacaccagcgaactcacataggagagaaaccttaa